The sequence ttaattacatttcgtagcactagtatctactagccaggggattctttaaacccaactgaaagtaacttaattctttataaaaaatgatactaacagaattccctacaaaaataaaattatctttgaatgtttcttaaaaaccttaaaaataccaaagaaccctgaaagagctccgagaaactctaaaaagctcaggaagactccgaaaagctttgaaaagtttaaatttaattatactccgtagcactgggatctacaagctaggagattcgttaaagaatgataataacaaatccctacactagtgaatatcaactttgaatgttctctaaacatccttgaaaactctaaaaaaccctgaaaactctaaaaatccctaaaatatctaaagagctttgaaaaatccaaagagctctgagaaactctaaaaagctctgaaaaagctttaagttaattatatttcgtagcactagtatctattagccaggggattcgttaaagccaactcaaagtaacttaattctttataaagaatgtaactaacaaaattccctacattaatgaagattatctttgaatgtttcataaaaacactaaagagtcctgaaagagctctgagaaactctaaaaagctcaagaagactccaaagagctttgaaatgcttaaatttaattatactccgtagcagtgggatctacaagcttagagatccgttaaagaatgataataagaaatccctacaatagtaaagatcaactttgaatgttttttaaaaagccttgaaaactcaaaaaaaccctgaaaactctaaaaagcctaaaatatctaaagggctctgaaaaactctaaaaagctctaagttaattacatttcgtagcagtagtatctacttgccaggggattcattaaagccaacttaaagtaacttaattctttataaagaatgatactaacagaattccctacaatagtgaagattatctttgaatgtttcctaaaaaccctttaaagtaacttaattctttataaagtaaCTTACTTTATCTTTGAATTCCCtataaagtaacttaattctttataaatatcTTAATTCTCTATTTAGAAGGGTGTGCGATTTGGAAGTTTAGCCTCATTGGGAGGTTAGATTTTAAAGATCTTATTTTTTTCATATGTGAAGAAAAACCTAGAGATGCAATGGAAACTTGGTGAAGGTTGTGTCCAGGTTCCGTTAAATAGGggtttcttcatcatcaagttATTGTCATAGGAAGATAAATTGAAGATTTTATAAGTTGAAGAATGGGTAGTAGCTCAACAGAAACTAAACCTAATGGAATAGTTTCCTAGTTTTGATGCTGATAAACAAAGATCTTCTCGTGCTATTGCTTGGGTCAAATTCCCTGGTCTTCCAATGGAGTTTTGGATTGAAAAATCGTTATTAGCTATGGGAAAAACGCTGGGTTCTCCCATTGTAGGTTCATAAGAGAACTCTGTCGCATGAATATGGTCACTTTTCCTCAGTTCTCATCGATATTGATTTTGCTGAGCTCAAGTCTGAAGATATTTATGTCACTGTTGGAGGTTTAGATTTCCTTCAGCCTTTCGAAATCATTAAGAAACCTAAATTTTGTTCTAACTGCAGTATTATTGGGCATACTGATGCTGAGTGTCGGaagaaatcaaaaaataataCTGGTAATGCTCAACAACAAGGTTCTATGGTAGCCAAAAATTCACAGCAGGTTGTTATCCCTCCATCTAACAATCAGAATCTATCAGAACCCAGTGCGGGTAATGAATGGAAAGAGgcgagaaggaagaagaaaggcAAGAAAACACCGGTTATCCCTTTTCTTCCTGAAATAGTGAATCATGCTGGAGAAGGTACTTCAAAATATATGGCAGATAATGAGGTTATATGCATCAATGACGCTGTTGAGTTGGAACTACAGTTGCAGGACGGTTTAGCTCAATCTGTAGATGTTTTGCGTATGGCGACTGCTGAGTTCGAAAGACACAAACAGGCCATTCTAACGCATTCAGTTTTAGTTAGTAAAGCAAGGTCGTTGAGTACCTCTGCCTTGAACGCTAAGTTAGgtgggaatgttgaattggcaagaactaaactTCCTCCACCTTCTAGGATTGTTTCTTCGTCCTCGTCCACACCTTTGTTTAATGCGCTTGAGGAAAGTTCTGAGTATGTCTCTCACAATAAGTTTAATATACTAGGTGATAACACTGGAAGTGATCTTCTTATGCTTGGAAAACTTGATGAAGTAGCTAAGAAAGCTAAGCGTCAACAACTTATTGATATTCAAAACACGATAGAAGCCTTGAAGGACCAGGATTCCTTTTAGGAGTCGGATGATGATTCTGCACTTGGAATTCGTGCACGCAAAGGCTCTTCACCAGGTCTTATACCCTCCTCAAATTCTGCTAACCAAGTTAAGCTAACTAATAAACTCAAACCCAGAGTTTAATTATGCGGGTTCTCTTTTGGAATGTAAACGGTGTTGCGCGTGAGGCAGCACAATCTAAAATTGCTGAGttaattagatattttaaaccTGATATTTTCTGTTTGACAGAACCAAAAGTGGCTTGATCAACTAGATTTGGGTGCCGTCTTCAGTCTGCAGGTTACTCTCCAGTTATTATTAAAAATTCTTCTTCAGGCATTGCTAATCTTTGGATTTGTAGCTTGAATGGTCTGAATCCTGAGGTTGTCAACATGAGTAAACAAGCTATCACCATTATGGTGGATGGTGTGCATatatcttttgttcatgctagttgtaTTTAGACAACTAGAAGGAGAATTTGGCAGCAACTTATTATGCATAATGAGGATACTCCTTGGCTTGTCATGGGAGATTTCAATTGTATTTTGCgtcataatgagaagaaaggtgGTCTTGTTACAAGAACTTCAGTTATCAATGATTTTAGTGACTGGATGGATGATAACAACCTTTTCGAAGCTGATGCATTGGGACGTAAATATACATGTACGAATAGTCAATCTAGCACTCACAGAATCATTAGTAAGCTTGATAGGGCTATTATTAATGGTGCTTGGTTAGCAAGGTTCGAGAATTGTCGGTGTAAAGCTCATCCTAGGGAAGTTTCCGATCATTCTACGCTTATTGGTTATCCTTTTGTGGTTCCTAGACCGAACAGAGCTCCCTTTAGAGTTCAAAAAATGTGGTTCCTGCACTCAGATTTCAGCCGTATGGTCAGTGATAGTTGGAATGCCCCATCCCATGGTTCACCTGATTTTATTTTCCCATTCAAGATGAAAAGATTGAAGGTGGTGATGAAGGATTGGAATCTGAGAGTTTTTGGCAATATAAACTCTCGTTTAAAACAAGATCAGCTCTGTTTTGAAACAGCTGTTAGGAACTCAGATGAGGATCCAACTGATACGGTCAAGTTAAATGTCATGAAGGAAGCTATGGATATTCTTTCAGAAACCAGGCTTCAAAAAGCTACTATGTTGAAGCAGAAATCGAGAAACTAATGGCTGGTGGAGGGTTCGAGTAATACCACTTTTTTTTCATAACAACATTCGCATTCGGAGGAGTAGCAACACTATTTCTGAATTGGTTGATGTTAATGGTTCTATTTTGTCAGACTATAATGATTTGCGCAATCACGTTGTGCACTACTATGAGGATAAGTTCAATGGACAGGAGACGCAGATTGAGGATGACTTATTCAATTTTGAGCACCCCAGAATTTCTATTGAAGAAAGTCAGGCCATGGAAAAAATTCCGACTCTAAAGAAATTAAACAAGTTGTTTTCGAGTTGGGTGCTGATAGTGCTCCGGGTCCGGATGGCTTCTCTGGGTGTTTTTATCGGCATTGCTGGGATATTATTCATGAGGATTTGGTAAGTGCCATTATTTATTGTTGGAATACCGGTCACATTCCTAATGGAGTCAattcttctttgattatttttttggcCAAGGTAAGTGGTGCGAATAATCTCCGTAATTTTCGACcgattggtcttagtaattttttcttcaaaatttttactaagattttagctactAGACTAAGAAGTGTGTTGGATAAGCTTGTTTCTGAGGAGCAGGTAGCTTTTATGAAGGGTCGTAACATCCATGAAAATATAAGTTTGGCTTCGGAAATGGTTAATGAGCTTCATATCAAGCGAAAGGATGGTAACATTGGTCTTAAACTTGATATTTCTTAGGCTTTTGACACTGTTAGTTGGACCTTTGTTTTGGAAGTTTTTCGTAGATATGGCTTCTCGGAGAAGTGGGGTGCTTGGCTTTTGGATATTTTGAGTTCTGCAAGAATCTCTGTTCTTTTGAATGGCAATTCGGAGGgttatttcaaaattaatagaggtcTGCATCAAGGTGATCCCCTTTCTcccttgatttttgttttgattgaggatgttctcAGCAGGAATCTTACGAAACTCTTTAGTGAAAAGAAAATGACTCATATGGTTACTAGAAATGGTGTCTCTCCTACTCACCTTTTCTTTGCCGATGATATTATAACTTTTTGTAAAGGAAATCTTAAAAGCATTCATAATCTGGTGGAGGTTTTGGGGAAATATCAAGCCGCTTCGGGGAAAAACGTTTGCAGGCAAAAGAGTAAGCTTTATTATGAAGGAGGTTCTTTGAGTAGAAGAAATTATCTTGCTGATCTGCTTGGTATGAGTGTGGAAACTTTTCTAGACCGTTATTTGGGGGTGCAAATTATGCCTGGAACAGTTCGTTATCATCACATTAGTAATGTGATTGAAAAAATtaagtatcatttttttttgctaggtcaaaatggtttattaaagcaaaaaaacgtaattacaagaattacaaaattggaggctctaggcctccccacccccataaaccaaaggggaaaaaaactctaaaaactcataaaataagctcctaaacacgaaaaaacatgcaaaaagaagaaaactagaaaattaaaaacgttttcgtcccttatttccaactctaaatttcttcttcttgggaatgagaacAGAAATAATTTGATTcaaatcatagtctccataagTCTCAACTTGCAGGTTGGAAGGGAAGATTGCTTTCTTTTCATGATCGTATTGTTCTTGTCAAGACGGTTATTGTAAGTTATTCGATTCATAATATGGCAGTTTATAAGTGGCCTAAAAAATTCATTTTGCAATGTGAGAGGGAAATTAGGAATTTTATTTGGTCGGGAGATGCTAAAGTTAGTCGTGTTGTTGTTGTCGCCTTTGATAAAGTCTGTTGTCCTTTTGAGTAAGGGGGTTTAGGCTTGGTTCGAATGGCTACCATGAATAAGGCGCTTATTATGAAACTGTGGTCACATATAAGGAACTCTAAGAAGGAATTGGCTGGTTTTCTTAGAGCTAAGTTCTTTGGGAGAAATGGTTGCATCGAAAAGTATGGTGTCAAGTCTTCCATTCTGCCGGGTATTCGTTGGGTGTATGATTTGGTGGAAAAACACACCAAAGTTTTCTTGGTTGATGGTAGGTCCACTTCTCTTtactttgataattggtgtgctgacATGTGTTTGGCAGACTTGCTGGACAACCAGAACTTGGATAAAACAATTATGGTTGGTGATTTTTGGGCTGGTGACCATTGGGAATTCACTGAAGCGCAACTGGAGAGGATTAATACAACTGGTTTAGATTTTAATCAGCCACCAAGACCACTCAGAGGTGATGATAATAGAGTTTGGATGCCAGACATGAAGGGGATTTTCAGCGTAAGTTCTGCTAGGGACTTATTCCGACAGAAATATCCTATCATGGACGCGGCTTCGTTGATCTAGAGGAAGAAAGTTCACCCTGGCTTGGCGGGGAAGAACTGGAAGTTCGTCCGAGGAGCTTGTGCTACTTACGACCTGCTGCAGCAAAGATTCAAAATCCAACTAGCTAACAAGTGTTGTCTGTGTGGTATTCACGAGGAAGATCTGGAGCATGTGTTGTTTAACTGTTGCTTTGATGCTCGTGCTTGGAATTGTCTCTCTGACATTTTTAGTTTGCAGCCCAATGCAAATCTCGTTACTTCTTACAAAGCAGCAAAAGGAAGGAGTAATATGGTACGTAGTTTGTGGCTTATCTTGTTCTAAAATCTGAGTTGTGGCATTTGCGGAATAAAGGAGTTTTGGAACATAAGCGTCCCAACTGGAATTTGTTCTTCATACGCGTTTTAAAGCTGATACAGGACTACTCAGTTCGATTAAAGGGTCATATGAGGAATTCAGCTGAGGACGTGATTATTTTGGACTACTTCAAAGTGCAGCATAGGAGTGTCAAATTTCTCAACTCGGTGTAATGTTTTTGGCGTCCTCCTGAGGTTAATGAACTTcaattatgttgtgatggtgcggcaAGGGGGAACCCATGTATGGCTGGTGCAGGTGCAATAACTAGAGATTCCTTTTGTAATGTTTTGGGAGCAATGTCAATCGGCTTTGGCGTAACAACAAACTACTTGGATGAGTTATATGGGATCATTGTTGGAATGGAATGGGCTATAAGATGGGGCATGAGACGAATTTGCATCAGGTCAGATTCTTCATGTGTTGTGGAGGCACTTACAAATTCTAATATTCCTTGGTTTTCTAGACTGCGATGGTTGGAGGTTTGTAAGAATTATGATTCAATTAGATTTATCCATACTCATAGGGAGGCTAATTTTGATGCAGATTCAATGGCAAAGAAAGGTTGTTTCCTAGATAATGGAGTGGGAATGCACTACGAAGGAAGACCTTATTTTTTAATTTCGGTTGAATATCCTAATGTTGCTTATTATGGATTTATATAGTTtccaagtttttggggttgctgtgacctgcTCTTAGGTCGGAGATATGGCAGTTGCGAAACAAGGCTGTTTTCGAGGATAAGAAGCCTAATTGGAGTATCTTTCATAAGCGCGTTCTGAAGTTGATAAAAGGTTATTCAATTCGGCTCAAGGGTCATATGAACAATAGTGCTGATGatgttgttcttctgaactaTTTTAGAGTTCAGCACCGTAGTGTGAAGTGGCATCATCCTGTGGCTTGTTTTTGGTTACCGCCTGAGGCTAATGAATTAcaaatttgttgtgatggagcggcGAGAGGTAACGCAGGCGTTGCGGGTGCAGGTGTAGAAGCTAGGGATGAGCATTGTTCAGTTCTTGGTGCTATGAGTATTGGGCTAGGAGTCACGACGAATTATTTAGCGGAATTGTATGgcattattgttggtttggagtgggctatgcAATGGGGTTTTTCTCGTATTTGTATACGGTCTGATTCTATGGGAGTTGTTGAAGCTTTCAAGAATAATTCCATTCCTTGGTTTGCAAGGAATAGATGGATTATGATCTGTAGACACTATACGTCTATACGTTTCATTTACACTTTTAGGGAGgtgaatttttcagctgatgcaatggcTAAGCGGGGTTGTTTATTGAGTAATGAAGTGGGAGTACACTACAATGGAAAACCACCTTTCTTAATTTTTGTTGAACATCCTAATTTTGATTATTAtcggttcaaatagtttcaagtttttggggttgctgtaacctcttttcttgtaaactatttcttgtaaattttgttatctattaatacaaatttttgacttatcaaaaaaaaaagttgttgtgacctcttttcttgtgaactatttcttgtaaatttgttaattacaattttttgacttatcaaaaaaaaaagtttcctaaaaatccaaaaaacactaaagagccctgaaagacctctgagaaactctaaaaagctcaggaagactccaaaaatctttgaaaagcttaaatttaattatgctCCGTAGAActtggatctacaagctaggatattcgttaaagaatgataataacaaatccctacaatagtgaagatcaactttgaatgttctcaaaaaagccttgaaaactctaaaaagccctaaaatatctaaagagctctgaaaaactataaaaagctctaagttaattacatttcgtagcactagtatctattagccaggggatttgttaaagccaactgaaagtaacttaattctttataaagaattatactaacaaaatacccta comes from Papaver somniferum cultivar HN1 chromosome 7, ASM357369v1, whole genome shotgun sequence and encodes:
- the LOC113295593 gene encoding uncharacterized protein LOC113295593, whose product is MGDFNCILRHNEKKGGLVTRTSVINDFSDWMDDNNLFEADALGRKYTCTNSQSSTHRIISKLDRAIINGAWLARFENCRCKAHPREVSDHSTLIGYPFVVPRPNRAPFRVQKMWFLHSDFSRMVSDSWNAPSHGSPDFIFPFKMKRLKVVMKDWNLRVFGNINSRLKQDQLCFETAVRNSDEDPTDTVKLNVMKEAMDILSETRLQKATMLKQKSRN